In Betaproteobacteria bacterium, the sequence TCGATCGCTCCGCCGCGCGCCGGCAGGAGACCGAGGTCAAGCTGGCGAAGTCCGAGATACGTGCCCCGTTCGCCGGCATCGTCGGCCTGCGTCAGGTCAGTCCGGGCGCTTACGTCAAGGAAGGCGCCGACATCGCGCGCCTGGAGGACGTCGATTCGATCAAGGTCGACTTCCGCATTCCGGAAGTGTTCGTCGGTGCGCTGCGCCCCGATCAGGAAGTGACCGTGCGTGTCGATGCGTTTCCCGGCCAGTCGTTCAAGGGCCGTATCTACGCCCTCGAACCCGGCGTGGACGAGAAAAGCCGCACGCTGCTCGTGCGCGCGCGCATCCCGAACAAGGATCGCAAGCTGCGGCCGGGCATGTTCGCGCGCGTCGTGCTGTCGCTCGGCACCCGCGACGCCGTGATCGTCGTGCCGGATCAGGCCATCGTCCCGCGCGGCGACAACGTCTTCGTCTACCGCGTCGTCGACGGCAAGGCGCTGCTCACGCCGGTGACGACCGGCGCCCGCGGGCCGGGCGAGGTGGAGATCGTGAAGGGGCTCACCCCGCAGGACACCGTCGTGGTCGACGGCCAGATCAAGCTGCAGGACGGTGCACCCGTCACCGT encodes:
- a CDS encoding efflux RND transporter periplasmic adaptor subunit, which codes for MLKISACRLVRALVLLALAGPALALAQTAGGAPQGVPVKAAQVRVSRLSTDVSAVGTLLANESVMIRPEIAGRVVAIHFEEGQSVPKGARLITLDQSEYKAILAQSDADAKLATRRYERSQELRKQNFISQEAVDEARSNLDRSAARRQETEVKLAKSEIRAPFAGIVGLRQVSPGAYVKEGADIARLEDVDSIKVDFRIPEVFVGALRPDQEVTVRVDAFPGQSFKGRIYALEPGVDEKSRTLLVRARIPNKDRKLRPGMFARVVLSLGTRDAVIVVPDQAIVPRGDNVFVYRVVDGKALLTPVTTGARGPGEVEIVKGLTPQDTVVVDGQIKLQDGAPVTVIGAPPVPSAAAAQKEG